tattttttgtcatttttggtGTAGTCAATTATGTTTATGTAGTTTCTACCATCTCATATTAGAAagaatcttttaatttttgtagtcATGATTATGGTTAAACATGATATGTATTTTATCTAATGTATTATGCATGATAGAACCCCACTACATAGTCGGAACCCACTTTGTCTCATAATGGAAGGTTTATTTCTCTTTTGGCTCGATGTTGTATCCAACAGTTCAACTAAAAAAAGTCTTTTCCCTCATTTATGTAGGTACATTTGACAGATCATACAttcactaaataaaaataaattacatatgcATAATTTGTCAATTCATACATTCACTAAAGATAAAGACTATAAGTTCATACATtcactaatgataaatataataagtcAATTACCACAATTGATCAGTTAGTCTTAACATAGACATAAAGTgaacaaataaacaaacaatTTAGGAATTAATGCAATCCAACAACTGTCAATTTTTTACTCTACCACACTCACCTTTGGTGCCACCTCGTGCCTTACTAGTGTTTAGATGATCATCATCAATTACTCCACATGCTAATGCTAATgtctctttaatcacaaaatataCATTAGTACCTTGGGTAACCAACCTATGATCAATCATACGATGCAGTAGTTGACCAGTCCTATGACATGTTTCCTACAATACATACAACAAAGAAGTAAGTAAATGTCAGAATAATATACACATTATGAAAGTAAATTCATTTATACGTACAACTGCAGGATGTGCCTGAATTGTAGATGGGTAAGATCCTTAGTTGCATCAAGGGGTGGAGCATAGTATCTTGGTTGGACAAAAGGATGTGAGATTGTGTATAACCACACATAATAACCAACATCACAATCTCTTGGCTGAACTACACCCATTATGGGCTGGATTAAGTGATTCTGCAAGTGCAACCACCTATCGTCAACCTGTTGTGGGGTGATAATCTCATCAGTGAGCACAAAAGGGTGTCAGGGAATATTTTGGTGATATTCATACTGGCGCAACACCCTCTCTAGCAAATAAAGGTGCAAATTTAGGCCCAAACAAATATATCTAGAGAATAAGGATATATTCTCAAACGAACGATGAGTCCTATACGTATCATATGAAGTCCGCTTAACTCCCTTGATGGTCAGCTCATCAATTAGTTTCCTATTCTCAACAAAAATGACTTATTTGACCACCAGTTGACGCGTGGAGACGTCTCTTCATATCCCAAGACATCATCCTTGGCACCAATGGTTACAAAATGCTAATAGATCCATCCATGTGTCACCAAGAAAGTATATACTCAGTTCATCAATGATGATGTTAATAATATAACAAACAATTTATAGACACTTAATTACCTGAAGAAGAGTGGCATAGCCACTAATCTACTTTttcccaacaaaactaacactAGTAAGATGCTCATAAATATATGGCAAGGTAATTGTCCCCCATGAATACCTAGAACATCCTTCGAAGTCACAAAAAATCTAAGAATTTTACCTCCACATAGGTTGCATTTTTATTAGCAAATAAGGTACAACCAACTAGATGAAACAAATAGGCTTTTGCTGCCTCATCCCATCTCTCTTCTTCACACATTTCCTCATATGCACCCTGCAACCAACTTAAACTGAATTGTTCCCCTCTTATTTTCTTTGTCTCATCAAAGGCATCTTTATATTCAACTCCAAGTAGCTCCACAAGCACGATAATTGCTTCTTCTTTATCCATATGTTCATAATTGTAAAAAGCACCAGTAATAGGAATGTCAAGTAAGGATGCCACATCATCAAGTGTTACTGTCATCTTTTCCACGAGCAGATGGAAGGTGTTTGTCTTTGTGTGCCATCTTTCAGCAAAAGCAAACAAGAATCCCTTGTCTATTATCTGATAACTACATGTAGTCAACGGGAATAAACTAGACCCTTTTGACCATATCGTGTATTTGCTCATGTAGCACAATCTCTAATTGCAAATTTCTCCCATGTGATACTAATTTAAGCTCACCATGTTCCTAcaataacatatataattactaaataagtcccaaaacaaaaaaaaaactttcgatgattgaatcaattttaaatattcaaacaaGTATAGTAGTTTACCATGCCACCTTATACTTCCCAGGCCACATGATCAGTATATAAGGTTAGTAGTGATGTCTCCTTAGGGCCACCTAGAAATCCAACATCTGGTTCTGGCTCCTGCTAGTCCACAGGTTGCACATGCTCAAGAGGCTCCACTTCCTAAACAACCTGGACTTGGTCAACATGCTCGATAGACTCCACTTGCACGGGTTGCTCCAAAAGGGTCCACCTATTGAGCTTCTACACGTTGCCTCCGTTTAGACATTGTTGATCTATTGCatctatcattgtcatcatcaccATCAAAACTAACTCTTTTTGTACGCGCCATATGAACATTAAATTTTAGTCATAAGATTCTACAACCAGATAGGTTAAAAGCGTTgcaaatatgaatataaattcATATAGGTTGAGAggaattcaaatgaaaattaaattattgcaTTTATCCAAGTACTCATAAAATGTgtctatcattgttatcaaatatCAATAACATATACTACACATACTAGATAGGAAACCCATTTGCAATGTCAAACCAAAGAGATTGAATTTGTAATCACAACAACTATCCATAACTATTTCTGTGAGGTTTCATTGAGTATTAGTGGTGGAAATTGATCCAATCTACAATTCCAAATACTAGTTGATTACATAAAGAAGTATGAATTTCCACCTTACTCTTCCCAggttaactttaaaaatatataatctatGAAGAACAAAGGATGATCatacaaattctaaaacaaaatttacaatggATGAATATATTTCTTAGTCAATCATGATTGAATATTATAATATCGATGAAGAACAAAGAGTGATCatacaaattctaaaacaaaatatacagtggattaatatatttattagtcAATGGATGATTATAgacgtaaataaaaaaaagttaaacccacaaaataattatgacaaataattttaaatgaaaattaaagggacctgaaaagttttaattttttttattttaaaaaaagcctTGAATAGCCTTCCGGAACAAAGCATTCCAAAATAGCCTTTCGAAACTGACATTTTGGAATAGCCTTCAGGAATAATAATTTCGGAAAGCTATTCGAGAATACTTGTTCCGAAAGCCTAGTATGAACCCACCCTACCCCCCCTTGATCCAAACCAAAACCCACCCCCACCCCCATTCACAATGTCAAACCAAAACCCACATCCACTAAAAACGAAAGAAAGAGGAGGAAGTAGGGACTTACCGATCAAGTCAAAGGAGGAAGGCGATGAAGTAAGGAAACGTGGGAGCTCAGAGGGGAAAGGAGTTGATTGGATTTTGAGGGAGAGAAAAGTTAGGATTGAGGTTTCATTAAGGATATTATCGTAATTTTACCTTGAAGAGAGAGGTGTAAGATATAGAAAAGAAGGTGCAAGATTCAACTCCCATAAAAGGTTAGctctctcttatttattttttcaatatacccaaaaattaatattttgaaaagtaaataaatgtaAATGCATGTGAACATGTGAATTATCGGTAAACAGTTATTACTTTTTTTCCGATAAAACTATTACTActtcttaagttttttttttgttattggtttattttaaagatagttttaagaaaattaagttcaaaatgagaaaaaattaaatataaagtatacttgtttaaaatataaataaataaatgtagtgtttttattattcttacttataattatttagataaaaaattacGATATGTCACTTgtcattttttgataaaaaaataaaaatattttattttgcttgaTCTTTAACCTTATGCACttcaactaaataaaaatatatttcatgatatgtttttataattttattttctctccaaCCAAACGTAAATAAAGTTAAGAGTGAGATAGACATGAAATCGTCTTTGCACTACTACATAAAATGCTAAACATTAATTACTACAAGTACACTATTAATTTTAAGAATGTTTATTTGATCAAAATACTCCTTGCTTggtgaatgaattaattaataatcaatatagcaataattataattgtgtaTTGTACCCAGCCTAAGATATTTCCCAATGAAGTAGTGTTATCTTAGACAGCAACGCTAGCTGagccaaaacaaaagaaacaaacaaacgaAAACATGCTTGGCTAGCATGGAAgttgaaactttttttaaaaaaaaactttaaaagcagtttcttttctaaattttcGCAATTTTTAATGCAAATGTTCTTCCACTTTCTCTGCCTCGAGAAGGAGAAACTTGAAACATTTTGAacctctccttccttccttctcCATGTTTCACCCAATGGAGCAAAGCGCCAAACGCTCCCAGTACTCTCTGCTCCACTTCTCGTTTCTTCAACTGCACCACCTCAAAAGATCCATGCTTTCTCTACTCTTCTCCCTACCCACATCATTTTTCGCTCTCTTTCTTCTCCTCCTTTTATCTTACAACGCTTTCACCGTCTTCTCTGTCCATGTCCCTAAATCCCCAACCACCACCACCCTCTCCAACTCCAAGTTCTCTTCTTCCCTCAATTCACCTCTCTTCAAGAACCCCCACTTGCCCCTTCTTCAAAACTCCACTGAAAGCTTTTCCTTTTCAACTATTCAGAGGCCTAGTAGAAGAGTCAAGAAGCACAAGCGTGGCCTCAGAAGCGTGCGTTCAGAATCTCACTTCCCAGTTCCATTTTTCCATGCCAGACTCAAAGCATTCTTCAACAATTCTCATTCTTCTTGCAAGGAGAGGTTCTTCATGACTTGGATTTCTTCCTTGAAGGGATTTGGTGAGAGGGAGTTATTCTCTATGGAGAGCTTGTTCAAGTCTCACCCTGAAGCTTGTTTGGTCATAGTGTCAAAGTCCCTAGACTCTAACGCTGGAACTCAGATTCTGAAACCATTTGTGAGCAACGGTTTCAAAGTCATGGCTGTTGCTCCAGATTTCGGTTACATATTCAAGGACACACATGCTGAAACATGGTTCAACCGTTTGAAGGAAGGGAATGTGGATCCTGGTGAAGTCTCTTTGGGGCAAAACCTCTCCAATTTGCTTAGGCTTGCTCTCTTGTACAAGTTTGGAGGCACTTACATAGACTTAGATGTTGTGGTTTTAAAGAGCTTCTCCAAGCTGAGGAACACCATTGGGGCACAGAACTTTGATACCAAAACCGGCAAGTGGAGCCGCTTGAACAATGCAGTGTTGATATTTGACAAGAAGCACCCTTTGCTTTTCAAGTTCATTGAGGAGTTTGCACTCACCTTTGATGGGAACAAGTGGGGGCACAATGGTCCTTACTTGATCTCTAGGGTGGTGTCTAGGGTGAGTGGGAGACCAGGATTCAATTTCACTGTGCTTCCTCCTTCTGCGTTCTATCCTGTGGATTGGAGAGGGATTAGGAGTTTGTTTAGAGATGAGATTAGTTCCAAATGGTTGATCAATAAAATGGAGCAAATTCGCAAAGAAAGCTTTGCAGTGCACCTGTGGAACAGGCATAGTAGGAAGCTTAAAGTAGTCAAGGGAAGCATTGTGGATAGTATCATTTCTAGTTGTTGCATCTTCTGCAACATTTAGCTAGTTTTTATGTTtgtaatttttactttatattaATCAGAGTTTGTAATTAGTGAGTTAGATTGTTAGAATGACaagttttaagttaaaataGTCATAAGCAATGTTTGTGTTGCATATTGTTATGGGGACCAATTGTGTCTCGACTATATATAAACAAAGGATATATTAGAAGGTTAAAATTGGAACCTTCACccttgtataatatatttgttgtaTCTCTTTGAAGGATCTATAAAGTGAAAAGCTTCTGTCATTTTCTTTCTCGGTAACACTGAATGGTGAAGAGCGCGACATGTTTGCCTTTGGATTGGAATTGCAGTTCACTAGTGGAAAGTAAAAATTGATCGATATTCATGAAATTCATCTTGCTTGGGACAATTAAATTGTGAAAGTGATTTCCCAACTTCCAATCTTAATAGGGCACCTACTTTAATTTTCCTTACACGTGACATTCGCTTTCTATCCCATTCCCCTTGGTTTTGATTTTGGCTTATATTCTTGTTTCGCATATGTTTGGGGAAATTACTGCATAGCACCTTTTAACATAATCTTTTGCATAAATGAAAAGTTTGGCTCACGTCCGAACAGGTCATGTAGTCATAATAGCTAGTTGTTTCTGCCAAAAACCAGTGACGTTAGGCCTCTGAGGACTAATTAAtcatacaagtttttttttattaagcatACAACTTTATTCTATATTTTGTGTTTAGTCATGTTGATACTAATTGTGTATGGATCACCCAAGAAAAGAGACAAGGGAAGAGGGAGGAGGTTGTTTTTCATGTAGAGAGTAGCGTGGCACATGCAGATAGGTGATCCACCTACTTTCGGGTGTCAAGGATTTATCCACTGTTAGTTCAAACACATTTTTCTTGCCGACTCACTTCTTTAAATTTGGTAACGAAATTTGAGAAATTCTTAGGTCTCAacgaaattataatattaacaataataatttttcctgTCAACTTATTGTGTTGTAAATTACTAtgtcaggtttttttttttgttgttgttgaactctCTTATCAGCTATTAAGTTGCATTATCACTTTAAagtctataataaaaaaagaatgtatATTACAGAATCATATAAAATGTGAGGATAAATTCCACAGAATCAAAGCCTTAATTTACGTAAATTTGAACTCGATCTCTCCAATTTTAAGTGGAGATgtgattttt
The nucleotide sequence above comes from Glycine soja cultivar W05 chromosome 11, ASM419377v2, whole genome shotgun sequence. Encoded proteins:
- the LOC114375273 gene encoding lactosylceramide 4-alpha-galactosyltransferase-like, which encodes MFHPMEQSAKRSQYSLLHFSFLQLHHLKRSMLSLLFSLPTSFFALFLLLLLSYNAFTVFSVHVPKSPTTTTLSNSKFSSSLNSPLFKNPHLPLLQNSTESFSFSTIQRPSRRVKKHKRGLRSVRSESHFPVPFFHARLKAFFNNSHSSCKERFFMTWISSLKGFGERELFSMESLFKSHPEACLVIVSKSLDSNAGTQILKPFVSNGFKVMAVAPDFGYIFKDTHAETWFNRLKEGNVDPGEVSLGQNLSNLLRLALLYKFGGTYIDLDVVVLKSFSKLRNTIGAQNFDTKTGKWSRLNNAVLIFDKKHPLLFKFIEEFALTFDGNKWGHNGPYLISRVVSRVSGRPGFNFTVLPPSAFYPVDWRGIRSLFRDEISSKWLINKMEQIRKESFAVHLWNRHSRKLKVVKGSIVDSIISSCCIFCNI